In Amycolatopsis coloradensis, one genomic interval encodes:
- a CDS encoding ABC transporter substrate-binding protein, whose protein sequence is MISRSRRLVTALLCVLSLAGVTALSACSDSTAASGTKVTIGYSAWPGWFPWAVAQEKGLFEKNGVNVDLKWFDSYTESINALSSGAIDANSQTLNDTLASVSGGAKLSVVLVNDNSTGNDKVIARQGITSVADLKGKKVAVEQGTVDHYLLLLALQEAKLTEKDIELVPLLTDAAAAAFVGEQVDAVAAFAPFTTKALERPGSRAIATSAEFPGAIPDHLVVSEQMSKKRKKEVQALVNTWFETIEWIKQNRDEAVRIMAKRGAVSIEEYKTYDAGTTIFTKQQNLDAFTPGVTPAHLNFQAGKIAEFIVSNGLAQSRPNFDGLFDDQYVKAVK, encoded by the coding sequence GTGATTTCCCGTTCCCGCCGTCTCGTGACGGCGTTGTTGTGCGTCCTTTCGCTGGCGGGCGTGACCGCCCTTTCGGCTTGTTCCGACAGCACGGCCGCTTCCGGCACCAAGGTCACGATCGGTTACAGCGCCTGGCCGGGCTGGTTCCCGTGGGCGGTGGCCCAGGAGAAGGGCCTCTTCGAGAAGAACGGCGTGAACGTCGACCTGAAGTGGTTCGACAGCTACACCGAGAGCATCAACGCCCTCTCCTCCGGCGCGATCGACGCGAACAGCCAGACCCTGAACGACACGCTCGCGTCGGTCAGCGGTGGCGCGAAGCTGTCGGTCGTGCTGGTCAACGACAACTCGACCGGCAACGACAAGGTCATCGCGCGCCAGGGGATCACCAGCGTCGCCGACCTCAAGGGCAAGAAGGTCGCCGTCGAGCAGGGCACGGTCGACCACTACCTGCTGCTGCTCGCGCTGCAGGAGGCGAAGCTGACCGAGAAGGACATCGAGCTGGTCCCGCTGCTGACCGACGCCGCCGCGGCCGCGTTCGTCGGCGAGCAGGTCGACGCCGTCGCCGCCTTCGCGCCCTTCACCACGAAGGCGCTCGAGCGCCCGGGCAGCCGCGCGATCGCGACGTCCGCCGAGTTCCCCGGCGCCATCCCCGACCACCTGGTCGTCTCCGAGCAGATGTCGAAGAAGCGCAAGAAGGAGGTCCAGGCGCTGGTGAACACCTGGTTCGAGACCATCGAGTGGATCAAGCAGAACCGGGACGAGGCCGTGCGGATCATGGCCAAACGCGGCGCGGTGTCGATCGAGGAGTACAAGACCTACGACGCGGGCACCACGATCTTCACCAAGCAGCAGAACCTCGACGCGTTCACCCCCGGCGTCACCCCCGCCCACCTCAACTTCCAGGCGGGCAAGATCGCCGAATTCATCGTCTCCAACGGCCTCGCCCAGAGCAGGCCGAACTTCGACGGGCTGTTCGACGACCAGTACGTGAAGGCGGTGAAGTGA
- the pdxH gene encoding pyridoxamine 5'-phosphate oxidase, which yields MMPEIKDGAAGAVGADDAVVRLPGMRVAYEGAAFDESALAETWTAQLQDWLNQAVSAGIPEPNAMVLATADPEGRPSSRTVLCKGLDERGVVFYTNYTSTKSHDLTATRYASVTFPWYALQRQVHVRGEVEKVNVAETAEYWASRPRGSQLGAWASPQSRVVDGRRALENALHGIERRFADVENIPFPPHWGGWRVRPDVVEFWQGREDRMHDRLRYVRTDDGWQIERVAP from the coding sequence ATGATGCCGGAGATCAAGGATGGCGCTGCTGGCGCTGTCGGAGCTGACGACGCCGTCGTTCGCCTGCCCGGAATGAGGGTGGCCTACGAAGGGGCCGCCTTCGACGAGTCCGCGCTGGCGGAGACATGGACCGCCCAGCTGCAGGACTGGCTGAACCAGGCCGTCTCCGCCGGGATCCCCGAACCGAACGCGATGGTGCTCGCCACCGCCGACCCGGAAGGCAGGCCGTCCTCCCGGACCGTGCTGTGCAAGGGACTCGACGAGCGAGGTGTCGTGTTCTACACGAACTACACCTCGACCAAGAGCCACGACCTCACCGCGACGCGCTACGCGTCGGTCACCTTCCCGTGGTACGCCCTGCAGCGTCAGGTCCACGTGCGCGGCGAGGTGGAGAAGGTCAACGTCGCCGAGACCGCCGAGTACTGGGCGTCCCGCCCGCGGGGTTCGCAGCTCGGGGCCTGGGCGTCGCCGCAATCCCGCGTCGTCGACGGCCGCCGCGCCCTCGAGAACGCCCTCCACGGGATCGAGCGCCGGTTCGCCGACGTCGAGAACATCCCGTTCCCGCCGCACTGGGGCGGGTGGCGCGTCCGGCCCGACGTCGTCGAGTTCTGGCAGGGCCGCGAGGACCGCATGCACGACCGGCTCCGCTACGTCCGCACCGACGACGGCTGGCAGATCGAGCGCGTCGCGCCGTAA
- a CDS encoding MFS transporter — protein sequence MSDDVGVDQRKGVRKLFGSIVVDTRPLKIPAFRRLWLSTAVTAVGSQLTAVAVPKQVFDLTGSSAYVGLTGLVALIPLLVFGLWGGAIADAVDRRKLLLVTNVGVTLTSAVLWLQAFLNLGSVWLVLGLLAVNQAFFAINMPTRGAVVARLVPDNLIAPATALSSTMSTFGAVFGPLLAGALIPILGLSTLYLIDVIALTLTLIAVYKLPPIPPLGEIARRAGIRDIVDGFKYLATQKILLASFLVDIIAMVAGMPRALIPEMAERTFGDPPGGGPALGWLYAALPAGAMLIGLFSGWLTRIRKQGVGVIVSICVWGAAVAGFGLANSLWLAVFFMALAGAADMVSAIYRMSILQLATTDEMRGRLQGVFTVVVAGGPRIADLTHGWAAAGVGTAAAASGGGVLVIVLVIGAALLIPSFWRYRAPVG from the coding sequence GTGAGTGACGACGTGGGGGTTGACCAGCGCAAAGGTGTCCGCAAGCTGTTCGGCTCGATCGTGGTCGACACCCGGCCGCTCAAGATCCCCGCGTTCCGCCGCCTCTGGCTCTCCACCGCGGTCACCGCCGTCGGCAGCCAGCTCACCGCCGTGGCGGTCCCCAAACAGGTCTTCGACCTCACCGGCTCGTCGGCGTATGTCGGCCTGACCGGCCTGGTCGCGCTGATCCCGCTGCTCGTCTTCGGGCTCTGGGGCGGCGCCATCGCGGACGCCGTCGACCGCCGCAAACTCCTGCTCGTCACCAACGTCGGGGTCACGCTCACTTCGGCGGTCCTGTGGCTCCAGGCGTTCCTGAACCTCGGCTCCGTCTGGCTCGTCCTGGGCCTGCTCGCGGTCAACCAGGCGTTCTTCGCGATCAACATGCCGACCCGCGGCGCCGTCGTCGCCCGGCTGGTCCCGGACAACCTGATCGCGCCCGCGACCGCGCTCAGCAGCACGATGTCCACCTTCGGGGCGGTCTTCGGCCCGCTGCTCGCCGGTGCGCTGATCCCGATCCTCGGCCTCTCGACGCTCTACCTGATCGACGTCATCGCACTGACCTTGACCCTCATCGCGGTCTACAAGCTGCCCCCGATCCCGCCGCTCGGCGAGATCGCGCGCCGCGCCGGGATCCGCGACATCGTCGACGGCTTCAAATACCTGGCGACCCAGAAGATCCTGCTGGCCTCGTTCCTCGTCGACATCATCGCGATGGTCGCGGGTATGCCGCGCGCGCTGATCCCGGAGATGGCCGAGCGCACCTTCGGCGATCCGCCCGGCGGCGGCCCGGCGCTGGGCTGGCTGTACGCGGCGCTCCCCGCGGGCGCGATGCTGATCGGCCTCTTCTCCGGCTGGCTGACCAGGATCCGCAAACAAGGTGTCGGCGTGATCGTCTCGATCTGTGTCTGGGGCGCCGCCGTCGCCGGTTTCGGGCTCGCGAACTCGCTGTGGCTCGCGGTGTTCTTCATGGCGCTCGCCGGGGCCGCCGACATGGTCAGCGCGATCTACCGCATGTCGATCCTGCAGCTCGCCACCACCGACGAGATGCGTGGACGGCTGCAGGGCGTGTTCACCGTCGTCGTCGCGGGCGGTCCGCGGATCGCCGACCTCACCCACGGCTGGGCCGCCGCCGGCGTCGGCACGGCCGCCGCGGCCTCCGGCGGTGGAGTGCTGGTCATCGTGCTGGTCATCGGCGCGGCGCTGCTCATCCCGTCGTTCTGGCGATACCGGGCCCCGGTCGGCTGA
- a CDS encoding DUF3558 domain-containing protein: protein MRISRAIILFAAVIATLSACSSGDEKTDNAAKPSSQAPAPSAAPSSSAAPTGGAGSKEPCALLPAEAVGKAVSIQGVTSAPGPVQDNAANGGKAKSCVYSAAGKQIGALAVTRFEGNKIKPAEMVAALKKAKQNAKDVAGVGEGAIYYTDENKTATLASAELVDNVPVLVNYTGPTKMTQEMMLPLVKTAVDAN from the coding sequence ATGCGTATTTCACGGGCGATCATCCTGTTCGCCGCTGTCATCGCGACCCTTTCCGCCTGTTCGTCCGGGGACGAGAAGACGGACAACGCGGCCAAACCGTCGAGCCAGGCTCCGGCTCCGTCCGCCGCGCCGAGTTCGTCGGCCGCTCCCACCGGTGGCGCCGGTTCGAAGGAGCCGTGCGCGCTGCTGCCCGCCGAGGCCGTGGGCAAGGCGGTCTCGATCCAGGGAGTGACGTCTGCGCCGGGTCCGGTGCAGGACAACGCAGCCAACGGCGGCAAGGCCAAGAGCTGCGTCTACTCGGCGGCCGGCAAGCAGATCGGCGCGCTCGCGGTGACCCGCTTCGAGGGCAACAAGATCAAGCCCGCCGAGATGGTCGCCGCGCTGAAGAAGGCCAAGCAGAACGCGAAGGACGTCGCCGGTGTCGGCGAAGGCGCCATCTACTACACCGACGAGAACAAGACCGCGACGCTCGCGTCGGCCGAACTCGTGGACAACGTGCCGGTACTGGTCAACTACACCGGGCCGACCAAGATGACGCAGGAAATGATGCTCCCGCTGGTGAAGACCGCGGTCGACGCGAACTGA
- a CDS encoding APC family permease codes for MADTTTTEQTGPAGQPSLKRVMGSKLLLFFVVGDIIGTGVYALTGQVAGRVGGALWLPFLIAFVVAIMTAFSYLELVGKYPQAAGAALYTHKAFKLRFLTFMVAFAVMCSGITSASSAAKAFGDTYLKEFITAPMPLVAILFVIGLALINFRGVSESVKTNVVLTCIEIGGLLIIIGVGVWAVLNGNGDASRLVEFDTENQTMLVAITSATSLAFFAMVGFEDSVNMAEECKDPIRIFPKAMLWGMVIAATIYILVSVTSSLLVPADELEAAKSSALLKVLDVGAPGFPREIFSAIGLFAVINSALINMLMASRLLYGMANQRIIPKQLGTVHPFRRSPWVAIVFTSLIAIGLVSFVDISVLGGTTALLLLAVFAIVNVAVLVLRKEKAAHQHFRAPTIIPVLAAIFCLYLVTPLSGRPARDYKVAAILLGVGIVLWGINWLVMRATHKEEDRQPVEPPVG; via the coding sequence ATGGCGGACACGACGACAACAGAACAGACCGGTCCGGCCGGTCAACCGAGCCTCAAGCGGGTGATGGGTTCCAAACTCCTGCTGTTCTTCGTGGTGGGGGACATCATCGGGACGGGCGTCTACGCGCTCACCGGGCAGGTGGCCGGCCGGGTGGGCGGTGCGCTTTGGCTGCCGTTCCTGATCGCGTTCGTGGTCGCGATCATGACCGCGTTCAGCTACCTGGAACTGGTCGGCAAGTACCCGCAGGCGGCAGGGGCCGCGCTCTACACGCACAAGGCGTTCAAGCTCCGCTTCCTCACCTTCATGGTGGCGTTCGCGGTGATGTGCTCAGGGATCACGTCGGCCTCGTCGGCGGCGAAGGCCTTCGGTGACACCTATCTCAAGGAATTCATCACCGCGCCCATGCCGCTGGTGGCGATCCTGTTCGTGATCGGGCTCGCGCTGATCAACTTCCGCGGGGTCTCCGAATCGGTGAAGACCAACGTGGTGCTGACCTGCATCGAGATCGGCGGTCTGCTGATCATCATCGGGGTCGGCGTGTGGGCGGTGCTCAACGGCAACGGGGACGCGTCGCGGCTGGTCGAGTTCGACACCGAGAACCAGACGATGCTGGTGGCGATCACGTCGGCGACGTCGCTGGCGTTCTTCGCGATGGTCGGTTTCGAGGACTCGGTGAACATGGCCGAGGAGTGCAAGGACCCGATCCGGATCTTCCCGAAGGCGATGCTGTGGGGCATGGTCATCGCCGCGACCATCTACATCCTGGTCTCCGTGACCTCTTCGCTGCTGGTGCCCGCCGACGAACTGGAGGCCGCCAAGAGCAGCGCGCTGCTGAAGGTGCTCGACGTCGGGGCTCCCGGTTTCCCGCGCGAGATCTTCTCCGCGATCGGTCTCTTCGCGGTCATCAACTCGGCGCTGATCAACATGCTGATGGCCAGCCGCCTGCTCTACGGCATGGCGAACCAGCGGATCATCCCGAAGCAGCTGGGCACCGTGCACCCGTTCCGCCGCAGCCCGTGGGTGGCGATCGTGTTCACCAGCCTGATCGCGATCGGCCTCGTGTCCTTTGTGGACATCAGTGTGCTCGGTGGTACGACGGCGTTGCTCCTGCTGGCGGTGTTCGCCATCGTCAATGTCGCGGTCCTGGTACTGCGCAAGGAGAAGGCGGCGCACCAGCATTTCCGCGCGCCGACGATCATCCCGGTGCTGGCCGCGATCTTCTGTCTCTACCTGGTGACGCCGCTGTCCGGACGGCCCGCGCGCGATTACAAGGTCGCCGCGATCCTGCTCGGCGTCGGCATCGTGCTCTGGGGGATCAACTGGCTCGTCATGCGGGCCACGCACAAGGAAGAGGACCGGCAGCCCGTCGAGCCGCCGGTCGGCTAG
- a CDS encoding MBL fold metallo-hydrolase: MKVHHLNCGTMRAPGGKLLDGQPGLLRRSELVAHCLLIETGDGLVLVDTGFGRKGVENPGAWLGTPFTLMVGAKPVETETAAHHVEALGHKLEDVRHIICTHLDVDHAGGLADFPNAVVHVRTAEHDAATSPANQSEKLRFRANQFAHRPLWSMYDEAGDDWFGFQAVRELKGLPPEILLVPLAGHTKGHTGVAVDTGDGWLLHAGDAYFFHGQMDPVKPHCPPGMTAFQNMVQTLRKPRLENVERLRELSREHADEVTVFSAHSPVEYQSLSRG; encoded by the coding sequence ATGAAGGTGCACCACCTGAACTGCGGCACGATGCGCGCACCGGGAGGCAAACTGCTCGACGGCCAGCCCGGCCTGCTGCGCCGCTCGGAACTGGTGGCGCACTGCCTGCTCATCGAGACCGGCGACGGACTCGTACTCGTGGACACCGGTTTCGGCCGCAAGGGCGTCGAGAATCCCGGCGCGTGGCTCGGCACGCCGTTCACGCTCATGGTCGGCGCGAAACCGGTCGAAACGGAGACCGCGGCGCACCACGTCGAAGCGCTCGGCCACAAGCTCGAAGACGTCCGGCACATCATCTGCACCCACCTCGACGTCGATCACGCGGGCGGGCTCGCGGACTTCCCGAACGCCGTCGTGCACGTCCGCACCGCGGAGCACGACGCGGCGACGTCACCGGCCAACCAGAGCGAGAAGCTGCGGTTCCGCGCCAACCAGTTCGCCCACCGTCCACTGTGGAGCATGTATGACGAGGCCGGGGACGACTGGTTCGGTTTCCAGGCCGTCCGCGAGCTGAAGGGCCTGCCGCCGGAGATCCTGCTGGTACCGCTCGCGGGCCACACCAAGGGCCACACCGGGGTGGCCGTCGACACCGGCGACGGCTGGCTGCTGCACGCGGGCGACGCGTATTTCTTCCATGGCCAGATGGATCCCGTGAAGCCGCACTGCCCGCCGGGGATGACCGCCTTCCAGAACATGGTGCAGACGCTGCGCAAGCCGCGGCTGGAGAACGTCGAGCGGCTGCGGGAGCTGAGCCGAGAACACGCCGACGAGGTCACCGTGTTCTCGGCCCACAGCCCGGTGGAGTACCAGTCGCTCAGCCGCGGCTAG
- a CDS encoding MBL fold metallo-hydrolase, whose translation MRVHHLNCGTMRPLGGKLIDGRPGLFRRAELICHCLLLETDTGLVLVETGVGTPTVTRPVEWLGAGFVRLVHPDSDDDLSATTQIRKLGFDPADVRDIVLTHLDLDHAGGLVDFPQARVHVHDRELQALEKPIDRKEASRYRKVQFSHGPLWRSYRADGEPWFGFDAVRELEGVPDVLIIPLAGHTRGHAGVAVDTGDGWLLNAGDAVFHGGELERKPHIPPALGFFESYMQTEKTARLDNQRRLRELVSNNGDEVTVFAAHDATAFERLSQRSRL comes from the coding sequence ATGCGCGTCCATCACCTGAACTGCGGAACCATGCGGCCGCTCGGCGGCAAGCTCATCGACGGCAGGCCCGGTCTGTTCCGTCGCGCCGAACTGATCTGTCACTGCCTTCTGCTGGAGACCGACACCGGGCTCGTGCTCGTCGAGACCGGCGTCGGAACGCCGACCGTCACCCGCCCGGTCGAATGGCTCGGCGCCGGTTTCGTCCGGCTGGTCCACCCCGACAGCGACGACGACCTCAGCGCCACGACCCAGATCCGCAAGCTCGGCTTCGACCCGGCCGACGTACGCGACATCGTGCTCACCCACCTCGACCTCGACCACGCGGGCGGGCTCGTCGACTTCCCTCAGGCGCGGGTCCACGTCCACGATCGCGAGCTTCAGGCGCTGGAGAAGCCGATCGACCGCAAGGAGGCGAGCCGCTACCGGAAGGTCCAGTTCAGCCACGGTCCACTGTGGAGGTCGTACCGCGCCGACGGCGAGCCGTGGTTCGGTTTCGACGCCGTCCGCGAACTCGAAGGGGTCCCGGACGTCCTGATCATCCCCCTCGCCGGGCACACCCGCGGGCACGCCGGCGTCGCGGTCGACACCGGCGACGGCTGGCTCCTCAACGCCGGTGACGCCGTCTTCCACGGCGGCGAACTGGAACGAAAGCCGCACATCCCTCCGGCCTTGGGCTTCTTCGAGTCGTACATGCAGACGGAGAAGACCGCACGACTGGACAACCAGCGCCGGCTGCGCGAACTTGTCAGTAACAACGGTGACGAGGTGACGGTCTTCGCCGCGCACGACGCCACCGCATTCGAACGGCTCAGCCAGAGGAGCAGGCTATGA
- a CDS encoding TetR/AcrR family transcriptional regulator, with translation MVRRTDTRQRMLDSAAELFHQQGYHATGLNQLVAAVGAPKGSLYFHFPGGKEQLAAEAIRQSADRLCDQLRTIATNAPDVVTGIENVVEALATSLEESDFQRGCPLATVALDASGDSEAIRQACADGYTSWHTVIADALDTDKADHLATVVLAAIEGGLLLAKTLHDSAPLRAIAPHLRATLERELS, from the coding sequence ATGGTCCGCCGCACCGACACCCGGCAGCGCATGCTCGATTCCGCCGCCGAGCTCTTCCACCAGCAGGGTTACCACGCCACCGGTCTCAACCAGCTCGTCGCCGCCGTCGGCGCGCCCAAGGGATCGCTCTACTTCCACTTCCCCGGCGGCAAGGAGCAGCTGGCCGCCGAGGCCATCCGCCAGTCCGCCGACCGGCTGTGCGACCAATTGCGCACGATCGCCACGAACGCGCCCGACGTCGTCACCGGGATCGAGAACGTGGTCGAAGCGCTGGCGACCTCGCTGGAGGAGTCGGATTTCCAGCGCGGCTGTCCGCTCGCGACGGTCGCGCTGGACGCGTCGGGTGACAGCGAGGCGATCCGTCAGGCCTGCGCCGACGGCTACACGTCCTGGCACACCGTCATCGCCGACGCGCTCGACACCGACAAGGCGGATCACCTGGCCACCGTCGTCCTCGCCGCCATCGAGGGCGGTCTGCTGCTGGCCAAGACGTTGCACGACAGCGCGCCGCTGCGCGCGATCGCCCCTCACCTCCGTGCCACCCTCGAACGGGAGCTGTCCTGA
- a CDS encoding fatty acyl-CoA synthetase yields MTVPGYPSTVGRVLERSARRVPGRVALTFADRVWTYAELDRAAGRVAAKLLDRGLVHGDRVAAFGKNSDAYLLLYLGCARAGLVHVPVNFNARGEELEYLLTQSEPAVAFVDPALAEHVGVDHVSTMDVLDWALDKTVEPHEESGVADDDLVQLLYTSGTTSRPKGAMLTHRALVHEYSSCIAALDLSDRDVPLHALPLYHSAQMHVFLMPGLAVGATNHLVEGPDLGDILARIPRQGITSLFFPPTVWVGLANHPGLADADLSCLTKAYYGASIMPVPVLNALRARLPEVGFYNCFGQSEIGPLATVLRPEEHDARPDSVGRPVLFVETRVVDAEMNDLPPGELGEVVYRSPQLCTGYWGKPEESVEAFAGGWFHSGDLVRQDEEGYLFVVDRIKDVVNTGGVLVASREVEDALYAHPAVAEVAVVGLPHERWIEAIAAIVVVKEPVDEAELIEFAKKSLAAHKVPKSVHFVGELPKNASGKLLKRELRQQFGGSASAIGV; encoded by the coding sequence ATGACCGTTCCCGGCTACCCCAGCACCGTCGGCCGTGTCCTGGAACGGAGCGCGCGCCGCGTCCCGGGCCGGGTCGCCCTCACTTTCGCCGATCGCGTGTGGACGTATGCGGAGCTCGACCGCGCGGCGGGCCGGGTCGCGGCGAAGCTGCTCGATCGCGGGCTCGTCCACGGTGACCGGGTCGCGGCCTTCGGCAAGAACTCCGACGCGTACCTGTTGCTGTACCTCGGTTGCGCGCGGGCCGGGCTGGTGCACGTGCCGGTGAACTTCAACGCCCGCGGCGAGGAACTCGAATACCTGCTCACCCAGTCCGAGCCCGCCGTTGCCTTCGTCGACCCCGCACTGGCCGAGCACGTCGGCGTCGATCATGTGTCCACAATGGATGTTCTGGACTGGGCACTGGACAAGACCGTCGAGCCGCACGAGGAATCCGGGGTCGCGGACGATGACCTCGTCCAGTTGCTCTACACGTCCGGGACGACCTCGCGGCCGAAGGGCGCGATGCTCACCCATCGCGCGCTGGTGCACGAGTACTCGTCCTGCATCGCCGCGCTCGACCTGAGCGACCGCGACGTGCCGCTGCACGCGCTGCCGCTGTACCACTCGGCGCAGATGCACGTGTTCCTCATGCCCGGGCTGGCCGTCGGCGCGACGAACCATCTCGTCGAGGGGCCCGACCTCGGCGACATCCTGGCGCGGATTCCCCGTCAGGGCATCACTTCGCTGTTCTTCCCACCGACCGTCTGGGTGGGACTCGCGAACCATCCCGGCCTCGCGGACGCGGACCTGAGCTGCCTCACCAAGGCGTACTACGGCGCGTCGATCATGCCGGTGCCGGTGCTGAACGCGCTCCGCGCACGGCTGCCGGAGGTCGGTTTCTACAACTGCTTCGGCCAGTCGGAGATCGGTCCACTCGCGACAGTGCTGCGGCCGGAAGAGCACGACGCCCGGCCGGATTCCGTCGGCCGCCCGGTCCTCTTCGTCGAGACGCGGGTGGTGGACGCCGAGATGAACGACCTTCCGCCGGGTGAACTCGGCGAGGTCGTGTACCGCTCTCCCCAGCTGTGCACCGGTTACTGGGGTAAGCCCGAGGAGTCGGTGGAGGCGTTCGCGGGCGGCTGGTTCCACTCTGGCGACCTGGTACGGCAAGACGAAGAGGGCTACCTGTTCGTCGTCGACCGGATCAAGGACGTCGTCAACACCGGTGGCGTCCTGGTCGCGTCGCGCGAGGTGGAGGACGCGCTGTACGCGCATCCCGCCGTCGCCGAGGTCGCCGTCGTCGGCCTGCCGCACGAACGCTGGATCGAGGCGATCGCGGCGATCGTCGTGGTGAAGGAACCCGTCGACGAAGCGGAACTGATCGAGTTCGCCAAGAAGTCGCTGGCGGCGCACAAGGTGCCGAAGTCGGTGCATTTCGTCGGCGAGTTGCCGAAGAACGCGTCCGGGAAGCTGCTCAAACGCGAGCTGCGGCAACAGTTCGGCGGATCAGCGTCCGCGATCGGCGTCTAG
- a CDS encoding aldose 1-epimerase family protein produces MANPTGEQFEITRGNARAVITEIGAGLRAFEVGGVPYVEAFAEDEKPPKGAGQVLLPWPNRTKGGQWDYQGEKQQLPITEEARGNAIHGLTRHEEWELLEHAESSITLAIDVPAQEGWPVPLRATITYEISPRELVVTHEIRNEGESPIGVGLGTHPYFRIGDVPTDELTLTLPASRVRPYLGDEQMPYADEQDVEGTEYDFRSGKVLEGVDLDTAFGGLSVAEDGNHHHVLSHGDRELLVWAGPDFRWAQVFTPADLVGRGRAVAIEPMTCPADALNTGTDLIELEPASSWTGSWGIRVR; encoded by the coding sequence ATGGCCAATCCCACCGGAGAGCAGTTCGAAATCACCCGCGGCAACGCGCGAGCCGTCATCACCGAGATCGGTGCCGGGCTGCGCGCGTTCGAGGTCGGCGGGGTGCCCTACGTCGAGGCATTCGCCGAGGACGAGAAGCCGCCGAAGGGCGCCGGACAGGTACTGCTGCCCTGGCCGAACCGCACCAAGGGCGGCCAGTGGGACTACCAGGGCGAGAAGCAGCAGCTCCCGATCACCGAAGAGGCGCGCGGCAACGCGATCCATGGCCTGACCCGGCACGAGGAGTGGGAGCTCCTCGAACACGCTGAGTCCTCGATCACCCTGGCCATCGACGTCCCGGCGCAGGAGGGCTGGCCGGTGCCGCTGCGCGCGACGATCACCTACGAGATCTCGCCGCGCGAACTGGTCGTCACGCACGAGATCCGCAACGAGGGCGAGAGCCCGATCGGCGTCGGGCTCGGCACGCACCCGTATTTCCGCATCGGCGACGTGCCGACCGACGAGCTGACCCTGACACTGCCCGCGAGCCGGGTCCGCCCGTATCTCGGCGACGAGCAGATGCCATACGCCGACGAGCAGGACGTCGAGGGGACCGAGTACGACTTCCGGTCCGGCAAGGTGCTCGAAGGCGTCGACCTCGACACGGCGTTCGGCGGGCTGAGCGTCGCCGAGGACGGGAACCACCACCACGTCCTCTCGCACGGGGATCGGGAGCTCCTGGTCTGGGCCGGGCCGGACTTCCGTTGGGCACAGGTGTTCACACCGGCCGACCTGGTCGGCCGCGGCCGTGCGGTGGCGATCGAGCCGATGACCTGCCCCGCGGACGCGCTCAACACCGGCACGGACCTGATCGAGCTGGAGCCCGCGTCGTCGTGGACCGGGAGCTGGGGGATCCGGGTGCGCTGA
- a CDS encoding GNAT family N-acetyltransferase, giving the protein MSLLRLGPADAGEVLTLQRAAYVPEARAHENIDLPPLMETFEQARAALGDPACFAWGIRESGRLVASVRIVVDGEAGLVGRLIVAPDRQGHGLGSSLLLAAEDAAPPSVTVFRLFTGERSAGPLRMYRKLGYVETHRTPEKHYELVHFEKPRVRTGGPVR; this is encoded by the coding sequence ATGTCGCTTCTCCGCCTGGGGCCCGCCGACGCGGGCGAAGTGCTCACGCTGCAGCGCGCGGCGTACGTCCCGGAGGCCAGGGCGCACGAGAACATCGACCTCCCGCCGCTGATGGAGACCTTCGAGCAGGCCAGGGCGGCTCTGGGCGACCCCGCGTGTTTCGCCTGGGGCATAAGGGAATCCGGGCGGCTGGTGGCGAGTGTCCGGATCGTCGTGGACGGCGAGGCCGGTCTCGTCGGCAGGCTCATCGTGGCCCCGGACAGGCAGGGACACGGGCTCGGCAGCTCCTTGCTGCTCGCCGCCGAAGACGCCGCGCCGCCTTCGGTGACCGTGTTCCGCCTGTTCACCGGGGAGCGGAGCGCGGGGCCGCTGCGGATGTACCGGAAGCTCGGGTACGTCGAGACGCACCGCACGCCCGAGAAGCACTACGAACTGGTCCACTTCGAAAAGCCCCGCGTGCGGACCGGTGGCCCAGTTCGTTAG